A single genomic interval of Hippoglossus stenolepis isolate QCI-W04-F060 chromosome 24, HSTE1.2, whole genome shotgun sequence harbors:
- the LOC118103650 gene encoding FERM and PDZ domain-containing protein 4 isoform X3 produces MYSTHPQHNMGMDQLDSFGDDVLIYHKNKTSGWPPPGSWGGLQGPPYSWDSMNSTRDGRDCLTNQVSQSSSLEEVHLDGVPPAPRLVEMRRDPVLGFGFVAGSEKPVVVRSVTPGGPSEGKLLPGDEIIMINDEPVSSAPRERVIDLVRSCKESIMLTVVQPYPSPKSAFISAAKKAMLKSNPVKVRFAEEVIINGQVPNPVKDNSLLFMPNVLKVYLENGQTKSFRFDSSTSIKDVILTLQEKLSIKCIEHFSLMLEQRAEGSGSKLLLLHEQEMLTQVTQRYGSDKMKCFFRISFVPRDPVELLRRDAVAFEYLYVQCCNDVVLERFGPELKYDAALRLAALQMYILTMTTRQSQKVSLKYIQKEWGLPVFLPPAVLSTMKEKNIRKALTHILKTNQNLVPPGKKLTALQAKVHYLRYLSELRLYGGREFKSILLQGEKQTEVTLLVGPRYGISHVINTRTNLVALLADFSHVNRIEILTEDDVNVRLELHVLDVRPITLIMESSDAMNLACLTAGYYRLLVDSRRSIFSMAHCNHTGGDDNSQDRVLEWPYSTSLGENEQSPGQGEVYNRDSEYSGNGQRENSISPYFHEPQNPERDLGTRRSPLPPPLPPATRHKPQDSPRSAKVSFIFGGDQPLNKSKNLGYERLLESPEVPEHRPLYLHNNTDFRSQDTVPFQFSGLTHVYSNIISEEGGEEPLLRDLFYRDTTDDAEDDDDASCEEDSTGGTPVGDGRGGGDENCSNQGGGLATAAGKSTFLTLSGSTDDIIDLTSLPPPEGDGSVDEDEDDTLLQTLNLAIAAPPQGFRDSSDEDGAPEGRPLSTQDNDDIPVSLIDAIPTHGEGGSSRGGETRLENAVVNTLQALEALSVSEQRPPPPPPNRHNPGVYASRGFSPGSSSDSGNETNSSEMTEISELAASHRLSESHMRLLVATREGYQPLLEEKTEFPVSPRTGGTMPKKTLSPTRHLQPPAVPPRRSPHLDTASSGPDTLVVRSQTNLSSTLQRPSSTTPGGKHHKKSADSSGKYNTFSTREGHRGESGGIRNHLNFDQRTSFCERGESQGRQNSFLAENSGASSLLRDHPRIPRPPSSATDRLLDGVNMGDCGTDNGAATVEQDEHLVVASLISPTKNSRSGGSNQGSDIQSDHQPISRQQSVARLCEYHLAKRISSLQGEAHSSLQGSLCSSLDAGGSTNSSACATPTDSPLGPGAAESKHHHLQRHPLSSSSSSLLRVLNYEDSKHNNPAQGAQGKDLHPHADPALLRKMLPNIHPPGAGAEQARPSSATPSKHKETAGTGNKKSHNDLHAKQQACFKGLNQKEGSEAYRQLINYLTVSQMHQGGKLHSAGMGGAVKKDTRRFITSNPQLVEMVKNRGNTIARCPCMPSSISSPFLNPNVATPNAATMQLANKNLRSYNSATLPAKLKRSPEMHAHRLNDGLEFGPANAERRSSFSGLESELERSEMDPEHFLSLYKSEGCINQDGGFIPGGNHNGGGTTTRPPPRSRSQPGGSAEDWFKSDPRAKHAVRQSPHPRPDLNTVSLGRGDHPSAFIRQASTSRSCITSPAPNLQSPPPPPPPPPLPPLSLPVQANASSSNSGFTQDSMHSLQSRQSQNHIQALSAPLPQTDTFSNSLQRGRELKRSSSNVTASSGSVEVLFEKPTRSRSQQPLLPSVPQQGETKVQRRPTRKRLSKSYSQGSVSSHTTCWSTGSRIDSRRASVAFPLQKDAKHMKGSQKLDTSPWRCNGPFSYCFFKRKSEGEEDEIEWERPRRSRNMEHDSAAAAAIFPCGSALDAAGEQLYGEVLNNMSFSDRLARINALKDRMYGFPSGFTDVRRDASELIALVRSSVGRCDRGPQMPMQDVSQFKQLLSVESKELGRACRRMAQAHSSPEEMLLAVTCSFQVLCCLCEACMCLVRGLGASAPHQQREVVAKVDEVVMNYICLLKAAEAATVGAPGEHSVKALVRHSSTMSAIANALTRSLKTLLSK; encoded by the exons GTGGTCCATCGGAGGGGAAGCTGTTGCCAGGCGATGAGATCATCATGATAAACGACGAGCCCGTCAGCTCGGCTCCCAGAGAACGAGTCATCGACCTCGTCAG GAGCTGCAAAGAATCCATCATGTTGACTGTTGTCCAACCGTATCCT TCCCCTAAATCAGCGTTCATCAGTGCAGCCAAAAAAGCCATGCTCAAGTCCAATCCGGTCAAAGTGCGCTTTGCAGAGGAGGTCATTATAAACGGCCAGGTTCCA AACCCGGTGAAGGACAATTCTCTTCTGTTCATGCCAAATGTCCTGAAGGTCTACCTGGAGAATGGGCAGACAAAGTCTTTTCGCTTTGATAGCAGTACCTCGATcaag gATGTGATCCTGaccctgcaggagaagctgtcaatcaaatgCATTGAGCACTTCTCTCTCATGCTGGAGCAGAGGGCGGAGGGATCTGGCAGCAAACTGCTGCTCCTGCACGAACAGGAGATGCTTACTCAG GTGACCCAGAGGTACGGCTCTGACAAGATGAAGTGTTTCTTCAGGATCAGCTTCGTGCCGCGGGACCCTGTGGAGCTGCTCCGGAGAGACGCCGTGGCGTTTGAATACCTCTATGTGCAG tGTTGTAACGACGTGGTCTTGGAGCGGTTCGGCCCCGAGCTGAAGTACGACGCCGCGCTGCGATTGGCTGCACTGCAGATGTACATCCTCACCATGACGACCAGACAGAGCCAGAAGGTCTCACTCAAATACAtcca AAAGGAATGGGGTCTGCCGGTGTTCCTGCCTCCTGCCGTGCTGTCCACCatgaaggagaaaaacatcaggAAGGCTCTGACACACATCCTCAAAACCAACCAGAACCTCGTGCCTCCAGGGAAAAAA ctgacTGCTTTGCAGGCCAAGGTGCATTACCTGAGGTACCTCAGTGAACTCAGACTCTACGGAGGGAGGGAGTTCAAATCAATACTTTTG CAAGgggagaaacagacagaagtgACGCTGTTAGTGGGCCCACGATACGGCATCAGTCATGTTATCAACACCCGCACCAACCTCGTGGCCCTGCTGGCCGACTTCAGCCACGTCAACCGCATCGAGATCCTCACCGAGGACGATGTCAACGTCCGCCTGGAGCTGCACGTTCTGGACGTCAGG cccATCACACTCATCATGGAGTCAAGTGATGCAATGAACCTGGCCTGCCTAACAGCAGGCTACTATCGCCTCCTAGTGGACTCAAGGAGATCTATCTTCAGCATGGCCCACTGCAACCACACAGGAGGGGATGACAACA GTCAGGATCGTGTGCTGGAGTGGCCGTACAGCACATCTCTGGGGGAAAATGAGCAATCACCCGGCCAGGGAGAGGTCTACAACCGGGACTCTGAGTATTCAGGCAACgggcagagagaaaacagcatcTCCCCGTACTTCCACGAACCCCAAAACCCCGAAAGAGACCTCGGGACACGGAGAAGTCCATtgccccctcctcttccccccgCTACCAGACACAAACCTCAAGACTCACCTCGGAGTGCCAAAGTGTCGTTTATATTTGGGGGGGACCAACCCTTGAACAAGTCTAAGAACTTGGGCTACGAGAGACTATTGGAGAGCCCCGAGGTACCGGAGCACCGGCCGCTCTACttgcacaacaacacagactttCGGTCACAGGACACGGTGCCATTTCAGTTTAGTGGTCTGACACATGTCTATAGTAACATTATAAGTGAGGAAGGCGGCGAGGAGCCACTGCTGAGAGACCTGTTTTATCGCGACACGACGGATGACGCAGAGGATGACGATGATGCCTCCTGCGAGGAAGACTCCACCGGAGGGACACCTGTGGGTGAtggcagaggagggggagatgaAAACTGCAGTAACCAAGGAGGAGGGCTTGCCACGGCAGCTGGGAAATCCACCTTCCTCACCCTTTCTGGTTCTACGGATGACATCATCGACCTGACGTCGCTCCCCCCTCCCGAGGGAGACGGCAGTGtcgacgaggacgaggacgacaCGCTGCTGCAGACGCTCAACCTCGCAATCGCGGCCCCACCGCAGGGTTTTCGGGACAGTTCTGATGAGGACGGGGCACCCGAGGGGAGGCCGCTAAGCACACAGGACAATGACGATATCCCGGTATCTTTAATTGACGCCATTCCAACACATGGAGAGGGGGGAAGTTCCAGGGGAGGGGAGACGAGGCTGGAGAATGCGGTTGTGAATACTCTGCAGGCACTGGaggctctgtctgtctctgagcagAGGCCTCCCCCGCCACCACCGAACAGACACAACCCAG GTGTTTACGCATCTCGAGGCTTCAGCCCAGGGTCATCCTCAGATTCTGGAAATGAGACCAACTCCTCAGAGATGACAGAAATCTCCGAGCTGGCAGCTTCTCACAGGCTCAGTGAGAGCCACATGCGTCTCCTTGTGGCCACAAGGGAGGGATACCAACCTTTACTCGAGGAGAAAACCGAATTCCCCGTCTCACCCAGGACAGGAGGAACAATGCCGAAGAAAACTCTCAGTCCAACAAGGCACCTTCAGCCTCCAGCAGTTCCTCCAAGACGGAGCCCCCATTTGGACACTGCATCATCGGGGCCAGACACCTTGGTGGTGAGGTCCCAGACTAACCTCTCGTCCACTCTGCAGCGCCCAAGCTCCACCACACCCGGAGGGAAGCATCACAAGAAGTCGGCAGACTCCAGCGGGAAGTATAACACCTTCAGCACAAGGGAAGGGCATCGAGGCGAGAGTGGTGGCATTCGCAACCATCTCAACTTTGACCAGCGCACTTCGTTCTGCGAGAGAGGGGAAAGTCAAGGACGACAAAATTCTTTTTTGGCAGAAAATTCTGGAGCAAGCAGCCTCCTCCGTGACCATCCCAGAATTCCCCGCCCTCCTTCCTCTGCCACAGATCGCCTGTTAGATGGTGTCAACATGGGGGACTGTGGTACAGACAATGGAGCTGCGACTGTTGAACAAGATGAACACCTCGTTGTAGCATCATTGATTTCTCCAACCAAAAACTCCAGATCAGGGGGGTCTAACCAGGGATCTGACATACAAAGCGACCATCAACCGATTTCTAGACAGCAGAGTGTTGCACGGTTATGCGAGTACCACCTAGCGAAAAGGATTTCAAGTTTGCAAGGAGAAGCCCACAGTTCACTGCAGGGTTCTCTGTGCTCATCACTGGACGCTGGTGGCAGCACAAACAGCAGTGCCTGCGCCACCCCAACTGACTCACCGCTTGGCCCTGGTGCGGCTGAATCAAAACACCACCATTTGCAAAGGCACCCACTTTCCAGTTCCTCGTCGTCATTACTCAGGGTGCTGAACTATGAAGATAGCAAACACAACAACCCTGCTCAGGGCGCGCAGGGAAAAGACCTCCACCCTCATGCAGACCCAGCCCTCCTTCGGAAAATGCTACCAAATATTCACCCCCCTGGCGCTGGGGCCGAACAGGCCCGACCTTCCTCAGCCACACCATCAAAACATAAAGAGACCGCAGGTACTGGAAACAAGAAGTCCCACAATGATCTGCATGCAAAACAACAGGCCTGTTTTAAGGGGCTTAACCAGAAGGAAGGAAGCGAGGCCTACAGACAACTGATTAACTATCTAACAGTCAGCCAGATGCATCAGGGAGGGAAGCTGCACAGTGCAGGCATGGGTGGGGCAGTGAAAAAGGACACCAGGCGCTTTATCACAAGCAACCCTCAGCTTGTGGAAATGGTAAAGAACAGGGGCAACACCATTGCTCGCTGCCCATGTATGCCTTCCTCCATATCATCCCCATTCCTAAACCCCAATGTAGCAACCCCTAACGCGGCCACCATGCAACTGGCTAATAAGAATCTGCGCTCATATAATTCAGCCACACTTCCTGCCAAACTCAAGAGGAGTCCTGAAATGCACGCTCACAGGCTGAATGACGGTCTGGAGTTCGGGCCAGCTAATGCCGAGAGAAGAAGCTCCTTTTCTGGCCTGGAGAGTGAGCTAGAGCGGAGTGAAATGGACCCAGAGCACTTCCTGTCGCTGTATAAGTCTGAGGGTTGTATCAACCAGGATGGGGGGTTCATCCCAGGTGGAAACCACAATGGTGGGGGTACAACTACCCGACCCCCACCTCGATCAAGAAGCCAACCTGGTGGTAGCGCAGAGGACTGGTTCAAATCAGACCCGAGGGCTAAACACGCAGTCCGTCAGTCTCCTCATCCTCGTCCAGACCTCAATACTGTGTCACTAGGAAGGGGAGACCACCCATCAGCTTTTATCAGGCAGGCATCTACTAGCCGGTCTTGCATTACATCTCCAGCTCCCAACCTAcaatctccacctcctccgccgCCACCACCTCCGCTTCCTCCTTTATCTTTACCCGTGCAGGCCAACGCTAGCTCAAGCAATTCAGGATTCACGCAAGATTCCATGCATTCGCTCCAGTCCCGGCAGAGTCAGAACCACATTCAGGCCCTATCTGCACCCCTCCCTCAGACAGATACCTTCAGTAATAGCCTGCAAAGGGGCCGGGAGCTCAAACGCAGCTCCAGTAATGTCACTGCCAGCTCTGGGAGTGTGGAGGTCCTGTTTGAAAAGCCCACCCGCAGCCGCAGTCAGCAGCCCTTGTTGCCATCTGTGCCCCAGCAAGGTGAGACCAAAGTCCAGAGGAGGCCAACAAGGAAGCGGCTCTCCAAGAGCTATTCCCAAGGTTCTGTATCTTCCCACACCACCTGCTGGTCTACAGGCAGCAGGATAGACAGTAGACGGGCATCTGTGGCATTTCCTTTGCAGAAAGACGCTAAACACATGAAGGGCTCTCAAAAACTGGACACCAGCCCCTGGAGATGCAACGGGCCTTTTAGCTACTgtttcttcaaacgtaaaagtgagggtgaggaggatgagatCGAGTGGGAGAGGCCAAGACGAAGCCGTAATATGGAGCATGACAGTGCCGCTGCAGCAGCCATATTTCCATGTGGCTCAGCCTTGGACGCAGCTGGGGAGCAGCTTTACGGAGAGGTCCTGAATAACATGAGCTTCAGTGACCGTCTTGCGCGGATCAACGCACTTAAGGACCGCATGTACGGCTTCCCATCCGGCTTTACCGATGTCCGCCGCGACGCCAGCGAGCTCATCGCACTGGTGAGATCCAGTGTGGGTCGCTGCGACCGTGGACCCCAGATGCCCATGCAGGATGTTTCCCAGTTCAAGCAGCTCCTCTCAGTCGAGTCAAAAGAATTAGGCCGGGCATGCCGGAGGATGGCGCAGGCCCACAGCAGTCCTGAGGAGATGCTGCTCGCTGTGACTTGTAGCTTCCAGGTGCTTTGCTGCCTCTGCGAAGCCTGCATGTGTCTGGTGAGGGGGCTCGGAGCCTCGGCCCCGCATCAGCAGAGAGAAGTTGTGGCAAAGGTTGATGAGGTTGTTATGAACTACATCTGTTTGCTCAAAGCGGCTGAGGCCGCCACCGTGGGAGCACCAGGGGAGCACAGCGTGAAAGCCCTGGTCCGCCACTCCAGTACTATGTCGGCCATCGCTAACGCACTCACCCGCTCCCTTAAAACGCTGCTTAGCAAGTAG